The sequence ACAATTACTTAGCTCATGGTCGACAAACAAGAGAACAGGTCATCGTCAGGTCATGCTGGACTTCATGTGTGAGCGGACATTCGTCACCATGGTCTCACTTAAAtgattaatgtttgtaaaaatgaCTTTAATAGGCAGGTGAGGGATGAAGTTACCTCGGGCTGACTTCTAAGAGCCACTTAATTAACGATGTTATATGGTAAACTCCCACAGAAACCCACTGTTGCAATGAACTCTTCTAGATGAAAACCTTTACTCATCTTAAAAATGCAGTTCAAAAGGTGCATTGCATCATGCACTTTGAAAGGCAACGGGATTGTTCTCATTCAttctcttttttctttttttttggcTTTGGATTTTATCTGATTCCCATGCGTCCATCCGTGCGATGTTGAAATACAATCtgtataaataaaaacaaacaaaaacaacacaaaacaaacaactttCTGAAAGGAAATATAAGTTGGgttaaaatataaacactaaaacCGATGCAAATATATGGGTTTCAAACATCCCAAACGGCAGTTTataagttgttgtttttttattttgacatttctaAAGTGATATGACAAAATACTCAAATCACAAACATTTTCAATATACGTCTCCATAATTATTTGAACatatattaattaattaacatatattttcatttcaaaaggaCACGTTATTCGTGGAAAGGTGTAATAATTGTTTTGCCTTTTCTATTATACAGCTCCCATGCTGCACAACCCGCTTTCTCAACTCGTGCATCTATACCCGTTGCCCACGCTACTGACACACTTCCCCCTTCGGCGTCTCGTCAACTACTTCCCCCTCAGGATGCTGGTGAAGTGTGTCCCCTTACCTCAGCTCATCCCATACTTCCCCGTGCGACAGCTAGTCCACTTCTTCCCTTACCAGAAGCTGGCCCATTTCTTCCCAGCGCAAACCCTCCTCCCGTTCTACCCCCACCACCACGGACACCACTTTATTGGTAAATAAGGTGAGGGACAAAGATTCGTTTGTTTACCGCTAGACTCGGGAATATTTTGGTTATTTATTTACCTACTTAGCGGCGCTCTGGAAATAATGTATTTAGGctggagggagtgagtgagtttagttttacgccgcactcagcaatattccagctgtatggcggtggtctgtaaataatcgagtctggaccagacaatccagtgatcaacaacatgagcatcgatctgcagaattgggaaccgatgacatgcgtcagccaagtcagcgaacctgaccacccgatcccattagtcgcctgttacgacaagcatagtcgccttttatggcaaggaaggattgctgatggcctattctaccccgggaccttctcgGGTCGGCTGGAAGGAAATATGGCGATGGGGGATACGGGATTATGTTATTTGTAACGCATCGTTTCGTCGATATTCGATGACAAAGTGCCAAGTCACCGAGCTTAAACACTTCACCCAGAATCAAAAGGCGAGCATTTATTTAAGGCGCTAAAGAATGAGTTTTGTTTGCTTATACAATTGAAGAGCTATTTTCATTATAGTTCAGAGGTATTTTTCAGATTGAGCCACCACGAGAGCAGAAGCTGAGATAATTTATTATGAAACGGATGTCAACAAAGAAGCTTTACAATTTCTCCATGTCATAATTAAATAAACTTACACAACtcgatgtttgtgtttgtttgttgcacaaTGCCGCTTGGCATTTTTCCACCTGGGTGAGGTggatccagacaatccactgattgacatcatcagcatcgatctacacaattaggtCAGCGAGACGGACCACGAGATCCTATCAGTCACAGAAGTACGAAATCACCCCCATCCCTCccccatccacacacacacacacacacacacacacacacacacacacacacacacacacacacacacacacacacacacacacacacacacacacacacacacacacacacacacacacacacacacacacacacacacacacacacacaaacacttgtTTATCATAAATCATTttgataaataaaacaaataaccggggcttgattattttcaggGATGATTTGTTATCCATACCAAAGATAACATGATAAAGGCACTTTGAGGGACGTCAGCTGCATGTGAGACAAGTTGGTTAGAGGCACATTGTTTAGATTTTCATGTTCATTGTTCATGCAGATTAGTATGAAGAAAACTAATGGTTctctgttttgtttctttttctttttcgcGTAAATTACAATGCGAATTGCACATCCAGTGTAAAATGATGCAACTTGACCCTTAAAGGTGATAACTAATATATCATAAACAATAACTTCCCAGTGTTAttaaacagtaaaacaacacacacacacacacacacacacacacacacacacacacacacacacacacacacacacacacaaacacttgtTTATCATAAATCATTttgataaataaaacaaataaccggggcttgattattttcaggGATGATTTGTTATCCATACCAAAGATAACATGATAAAGGCACTTTGAGGGACGTCAGCTGCATGTGAGACAAGTTGGTTAGAGGCACATTGTTTAGATTTTCATGTTCATTGTTCATGCAGATTAGTATGAAGAAAACTAATGGTTctctgttttgtttctttttctttttcgcGTAAATTACAATGCGAATTGCACATCCAGTGTAAAATGATGCAACTTGACCCTTAAAGGTGATAACTAATATATCATAAACAATAACTTCCCAGTGTTAttaaacagtaaaacaacacacacacacacacacacacacacataaacgcacgcacgcacgcacgcacgcacgcacgcacgca comes from Haliotis asinina isolate JCU_RB_2024 chromosome 13, JCU_Hal_asi_v2, whole genome shotgun sequence and encodes:
- the LOC137259217 gene encoding uncharacterized protein, which translates into the protein MAKLTFGCLATLALCVMGISSLPLLGHHLPAPMLHNPLSQLVHLYPLPTLLTHFPLRRLVNYFPLRMLVKCVPLPQLIPYFPVRQLVHFFPYQKLAHFFPAQTLLPFYPHHHGHHFIGK